The Pyrenophora tritici-repentis strain M4 chromosome 2, whole genome shotgun sequence genome window below encodes:
- a CDS encoding Dimer-Tnp-hAT domain containing protein: MPPKKRVSDSAPSPRKRARGTASQPVAIDSQSYQSQPSALSPPPPYTHTFESRLRESQPEDAIVAPAEGSEQATLAPSSEAADDAVDEAFDAHLEDNYDGIDWGRLKLYTKPITTHQHKRSWIYRHGYRVALLKDPTRVFFICHWCFKHKLTDIGIGIYNTSAAVSSAARYLSEQKPGHRLVAPGKTPVASVYNALTTARVPISQAVANQINGFSKQCFRFAAVDWLVANNHPISEFETPAFRRLIAIANPLAEAALWKNHKSVSQYVIRLFDWLRPRVVHELSQSLSKIHISFDGWSTKGGKRGFLGIVAHYVNSDGKLRDLPIALPQLTGAHSGDRLAEVVLSILEQFSISERTLGYFVLDNASNNDTAVAAIAHELNFNPIHRRLRCGPHTINLIGQRLLWGRDADSYNNEGVDELADEAAFIKEWRKHGPLGVLLDIVNYIHTPQQYNLFEKAQRTAYRELPHDADDKLTILQPIKPVVTRWNSYFDCFERAIKLAPAINAYANTHIQNTAKEDIYADSQGKSRPAAPQWMRSDGLTAADWAVVTDYIEVLRPLKECTKRFEGRGEYSFGAIAEVIPTFEFLLTQLEARLLYYDCVVHDAHDEAPEDHLPINLRAALLKANEYYAKLDDSPAYYAATILHPRYKHYCDQAWAEKPDWLALNNLNFQALWADYKSLPLPRPCYTRAPKKPSNIDDAIDGIIDPTRGNTKEDEYEQWKREPIVGKGTDPIQYWFGLRDQYPNLSKMALTILSIPASSCECERVFSELGDLLEPRRRCISPELLAALHSVRRWRRAGFGGGDNDDMGQSKLTDEQMDVLYELSKWVGEDDDLDTWDDG, encoded by the coding sequence ATGCCGCCCAAAAAACGCGTCTCTGATAGCGCTCCCTCGCCTAGAAAGCGCGCGCGCGGCACTGCGAGCCAGCCCGTCGCGATCGACTCGCAGTCATATCAATCTCAGCCATCTGCTCTATCTCCGCCGCCTCCATATACACATACTTTCGAGTCGCGATTGCGCGAGTCGCAGCCCGAAGACGCTATCGTCGCGCCCGCCGAGGGCAGTGAGCAAGCTACGCTCGCTCCGTCTTCTGAAGCCGCCGACGACGCTGTAGATGAGGCTTTTGACGCCCATCTCGAAGACAATTATGATGGCATAGATTGGGGTCGCCTTAAGCTGTATACGAAGCCTATCACGACGCACCAACACAAGCGGAGTTGGATCTATCGCCACGGCTATCGCGTCGCTCTTCTCAAAGATCCAACCCGCGTATTCTTCATCTGCCACTGGTGTTTCAAGCACAAGCTCACGGATATTGGTATTGGGATATACAATACAAGCGCAGCAGTCTCGTCAGCCGCGCGCTACCTCAGCGAGCAGAAACCTGGCCATAGGCTAGTAGCACCAGGCAAGACTCCAGTTGCTAGTGTTTACAACGCGCTCACCACTGCGAGAGTCCCTATCTCACAGGCAGTAGCTAATCAGATTAACGGGTTTAGCAAGCAGTGCTTTAGGTTTGCCGCAGTAGACTGGCTCGTCGCGAACAACCACCCCATCTCTGAGTTCGAAACACCAGCTTTTCGACGCCTAATTGCTATCGCCAACCCACTTGCAGAAGcagcgctctggaagaaCCACAAGAGCGTCTCCCAATACGTCATACGACTGTTTGACTGGCTCAGGCCCCGCGTTGTCCACGAGCTGTCACAATCGCTTAGCAAgatccatataagctttgacggatggtCAACGaaaggcggcaagcgcgggTTTCTcggtatcgtcgcccactacgtcAACTCAGATGGCAAGCTCCGAGACCTGCCTAtcgcgctgcctcagctCACAGGCGCTCACTCCGGCGATCGATTAGCTGAGGTTGTATTATCAATCTTAGAGCAGTTTAGCATAAGCGAGCGCACactcggttacttcgtcctcgacaatgcctctaataacgacaccgctgtcGCTGCGATTGCCCACGAGCTTAACTTCAATCCTATacaccgacgcctccgctgtGGCCCTCATACGATCAATCTGATTGGGCAGAGACTGCTCTGGGGCAGAGATGCAGACTcatacaacaacgagggAGTTGACGAGCTCGCCGACGAGGCAGCGTTTATAAAGGAGTGGCGAAAGCACGGGCCTTTAGGCGTACTTCTCGATATTGTCAACTATATCCACACACCGCAGCAGTACAATCTTTTTGAGAAGGCGCAGCGTACAGCTTACCGTGAGCTACCTCACGACGCAGACGACAAGCTCACGATACTACAGCCAATCAAGCCAGTAGTcacacgctggaactcatacttCGACTGTTTTGAGCGAGCTATAAAGCTCGCGCCGGCCATCAACGCGTACGCGAACACCCACATACAAAATACAGCAAAAGAGGATATCTACGCCGACTCACAGGGCAAAAGtcggcctgctgctccacAGTGGATGAGATCAGACGGCCTCACAGCTGCCGATTGGGCTGTTGTTACCGACTATATAGAGGTTCTTAGGCCACTTAAAGAGTGTACAAAGCGCTTTGAGGGACGTGGCGAGTATAGCTTTGGCGCGATCGCTGAGGTGATCCCAACGTTTGAGTTTCTACTCACTCAATTAGAAGCTCGCCTCCTCTACTACGATTGCGTAGTCCATGACGCTCACGACGAGGCAcccgaagatcaccttcctATTAATCTACGCGCAGCGCTACTTAAGGCGAACGAGTACTACGCTAaactcgacgactcgccagcttactacgctgctacaatactccatcctcgctacaaacACTACTGCGATCAAGCGTGGGCTGAGAAGCCTGACTGGCTGGCGCTTAATAATCTTAATTTCCAGGCACTGTGGGCGGATTACAAGTCGCTGCCGTTACCGAGGCCTTGCTACACACGCGCACCGAAGAAACCGAGCAATATTGACGACGCGATTGACGGCATTATTGATCCCACACGCGGCAATACTaaggaggatgagtatgagcAGTGGAAGCGCGAGCCAATCGTTGGCAAGGGCACCGATCCTATACAATACTGGTTCGGGCTGCGCGATCAATATCCCAACCTTAGTAAGATGGCGCTTACTATACTCTCTATACCCGCttcaagctgtgagtgtgagcgcgTCTTCAGTGAGCTCGGAGATCTACTAGAGCCTCGCCGACGCTGTATATCACCTGAGCTACTAGCAGCACTACACTCAGTACGACGATGGAGACGGGCAGGTTTTGGTGGCGGCGACAACGACGATATGGGCCAATCAAAGCTTACCGACGAGCAGATGGACGTTTTGTACGAGCTTAGCAAGTGGGTgggcgaagacgacgatCTAGATACATGGGACGACGGCTga
- a CDS encoding IucD, Lysine-ornithine N-monooxygenase, with amino-acid sequence MDQAKYRNLEVYDLVCVGFGPASLSIAIALDDRHKERKSSDAHAVPPKVLFLEKKLAFGWHTGMLLEDSRMQISFIKDLVTLRNPKSPFTFMNYLHTHSRLADFANLNTFSPFRSEFGDYLRWCAAHFIDDAAYGQEVLQVIPEDAEGDNPVRHFIVKSRNVVTGLITYRKTRRVVIATGARPHLPDHYPKHHPRVVHSSEFLHRVPGILEGIQRPRIAVVGSGQSAAEIFDYLRGNCPVSTVNLLIRGQHLRPSDDSPFVNEIFNASKVDEVYHRSLGVRSRTILDDKNTNYGVVRVKLLERIYESLYRERLGGNPAKKPMHQILNFRSVVAVNKATPDSESLCLTIQILPGSCESKQDLTTMEVDLLIAATGYKHGYPDDILDGCASLISDEKGGWRVDRDYRLMFDEGKVSRGAGIWLQGCNEATHG; translated from the exons ATGGATCAAGCTAAATATCGTAATTTAGAGGTTTACGATCTAGTTTGCGTCGGGTTTGGGCCGGCATCTCTTTCAATCGCCATTGCCCTAGATGATAGGCACAAAGAGCGAAAATCTTCAGATGCACATGCAGTTCCACCGAAGGTCCTGTTTCTTGAGAAGAAGTTGGCTTTCGGCTGGCATACTGGAATGCTGTTGGAAGATTCGAGGATGCAAATCTCCTTCATAAAAGACCTGGTGACCTTGCGGAACCCCAAGAGCCCTTTTACCTTTATGAATTACCTGCACACTCATAGCAGGCTAGCGGATTTTGCCAACTTAAACACTTTTTCCCCATTCCGGTCCGAATTCGGGGATTACCTAAGATGGTGTGCTGCTCATTTCATCGACGATGCAGCATATGGTCAGGAGGTTTTACAAGTCATACCGGAGGATGCTGAAGGAGATAATCCTGTGCGTCACTTTATTGTCAAGAGCCGTAATGTTGTTACTGGCCTTATCACGTACCGGAAGACGAGACGCGTTGTTATTGCAACAGGTGCACGACCACATTTGCCGGATCATTATCCAAAACACCATCCGAGAGTAGTACACTCCTCCGAGTTCCTACATCGGGTTCCCGGAATACTTGAAGGAATACAACGTCCCAGGATAGCTGTAGTCGGATCGGGCCAAAGCGCTGCTGAGATTTTCGACTATCTTCGTGGGAACTGTCCTGTCTCCACAGTCAACCTCTTGATCCGAGGCCAACATCTCAGACCCAGTGATGATTCTCCTTT CGTCAACGAAATTTTCAATGCGTCCAAAGTAGACGAAGTCTACCACCGAAGCCTTGGAGTTCGCTCTAGGACAATACTAGATGATAAGAACACAAACTATGGCGTTGTAAGAGTCAAACTTCTCGAGCGAATCTACGAGTCGCTCTATAGAGAACGCCTGGGTGGCAATCCTGCAAAGAAACCAATGCATCAGATCTTGAATTTCCGGTCAGTTGTTGCTGTGAATAAGGCAACTCCGGATTCAGAAAGCCTATGCCTTACTATCCAAATACTACCTGGCTCCTGCGAGTCCAAGCAGGATCTAACAACAATGGAAGTTGACTTGTTAATTGCTGCAACTGGTTACAAGCATGGCTATCCAGATGACATCCTCGACGGATGTGCCAGCCTTATTTCGGATGAAAAAGGGGGATGGAGGGTGGACAGAGATTACCGTCTAATGTTTGACGAGGGAAAAGTTTCTCGGGGCGCTGGCATATGGTTGCAAGGTTGTAATGAAGCAACTCATGGA TAA